The following coding sequences lie in one Cyanobacterium stanieri LEGE 03274 genomic window:
- a CDS encoding S-methyl-5'-thioadenosine phosphorylase, whose translation METVNIGIIGGSGLYKMEALENVTEVSLDTPFGKPSDNIIVGTLDGTRVAFLARHGRNHHLLPTELPFRANIHAMKQLGIEYIISASAVGSLQGEIKPLDLVIPDQFIDRTSKRIATFFGEGIVAHVGFGNPVCGKLANTLAVAIKNLDFPDIDLHQGGTYVCMEGPAFSTIAESNLYRSWGASIIGMTNLTEAKLAREAEIAYATLALVTDYDCWNPDHDHVTVETVINNLHQNATNAQKIIRETVKLIMANPFESEAHSALKTSIFTPLDKAPEETKQKLLPILKKYLNN comes from the coding sequence ATGGAAACAGTCAACATTGGGATCATTGGCGGTAGTGGTTTATATAAAATGGAAGCCCTCGAAAATGTGACAGAGGTTAGCTTAGATACTCCTTTCGGAAAACCCTCAGATAATATCATTGTCGGTACATTAGATGGCACTAGGGTAGCCTTTTTGGCTCGTCATGGTAGAAATCATCACCTATTGCCTACCGAGTTACCTTTTCGGGCAAATATCCACGCCATGAAGCAATTAGGAATAGAATATATAATTTCCGCTTCCGCCGTTGGTTCACTACAAGGGGAAATTAAACCCCTTGATTTGGTGATACCTGACCAATTTATCGATCGCACCTCGAAACGTATCGCTACTTTTTTCGGAGAAGGCATCGTCGCCCATGTCGGTTTTGGTAATCCTGTCTGTGGCAAATTGGCAAATACCCTCGCCGTCGCCATTAAAAACCTTGATTTTCCTGATATTGACCTCCATCAAGGGGGTACATATGTATGTATGGAAGGGCCTGCTTTTTCCACCATTGCTGAATCTAATTTATATCGTAGTTGGGGTGCGAGTATTATCGGTATGACTAATTTAACCGAAGCTAAATTGGCCAGAGAAGCAGAAATTGCCTACGCTACCCTTGCCCTTGTCACTGACTATGACTGTTGGAATCCAGACCATGATCATGTTACGGTGGAAACAGTGATTAATAACCTACATCAAAATGCTACTAACGCTCAAAAAATTATTAGGGAAACCGTTAAGTTAATTATGGCTAATCCCTTTGAGTCGGAAGCCCATTCTGCCCTCAAAACTTCTATTTTTACGCCCCTAGATAAAGCCCCCGAGGAGACAAAACAAAAGTTATTACCTATTCTCAAGAAATACCTTAACAATTAG
- the katG gene encoding catalase/peroxidase HPI, producing the protein MASGKCPVMHGSLTTADMSQMEWWPKSLNLDILSQHDRKTNPLGADFNYQEAVKNLDVNSLKQDLHALMKDSQDWWPADWGHYGGLMIRLTWHAAGTYRIADGRGGAGTGNQRFAPLNSWPDNTNLDKARRLLWPIKKKYGNNLSWADLITYAGTIAYESMGLKTFGFAFGREDIWHPEKDIYWGSEREWLAPSDNPHSRYSGERNLENPLAAVMMGLIYVNPEGVDGNPDPLKTAHDVRVTFARMAMNDEETVALTAGGHTVGKCHGNGDQKLLGAEPEGADLEDQGLGWMNKTQRGIGRDTVTSGIEGAWTTYPTQWDNGYFHLLLNYDWELKKSPAGAWQWEPVNPKEEDKPVDVEDPSIRRNLVMTDADMAMKMDPEYRKISEKFYQNPEYFADVFARAWFKLTHRDMGPKARYIGPDVPQEDLIWQDPIPAGNSDYDVALVKNKIADSGLSISEMVCTAWDSARTFRASDKRGGANGARIRLSPQKDWLGNEPERLEKVLPILEAIASDTGASVADVIVLAGNVGVEKAIKGAGFDIPVPFSPGRGDATEEMTDGESFEPLEPVHDGYRNWLKKDYAVSAEELMLDRTQLMGLTAPEMTVLVGGMRVLGTNYGGTKHGVFTDREGVLTNDFFVNLTDMRYLWKPAGNNLYELCDRTTKEVKWTATRVDVVFGSNSILRAYAEFYAQDDSQEKFVQDFVKAWTKVMNADRFDLG; encoded by the coding sequence ATGGCAAGTGGAAAATGCCCAGTAATGCACGGCAGCCTTACAACAGCCGATATGTCACAGATGGAATGGTGGCCAAAATCACTAAACCTAGACATTTTAAGTCAACACGATCGCAAAACTAACCCCCTAGGAGCGGACTTTAATTATCAAGAAGCCGTTAAAAACCTTGATGTAAACTCCCTCAAACAAGATTTACACGCCCTGATGAAAGATAGTCAAGATTGGTGGCCGGCTGATTGGGGGCATTATGGGGGTTTAATGATTCGCCTCACTTGGCACGCTGCAGGAACTTACCGCATTGCCGATGGTAGAGGGGGTGCAGGTACAGGAAATCAACGTTTTGCCCCCCTCAATTCTTGGCCTGATAATACCAACCTCGATAAAGCTCGTCGTTTACTTTGGCCGATTAAGAAAAAATATGGTAATAACTTAAGTTGGGCTGATTTAATTACTTACGCAGGTACTATCGCCTATGAATCCATGGGCTTAAAAACTTTTGGCTTTGCCTTTGGCAGAGAAGATATTTGGCATCCTGAAAAAGATATTTACTGGGGCTCAGAAAGAGAATGGTTAGCACCTAGTGATAATCCCCATAGTCGTTATTCGGGAGAAAGAAACCTCGAAAATCCTTTGGCGGCGGTGATGATGGGTTTGATCTATGTTAACCCTGAAGGGGTGGATGGTAATCCAGATCCCCTCAAAACAGCCCATGATGTCCGTGTTACCTTTGCCCGTATGGCGATGAATGATGAAGAAACCGTTGCCCTAACTGCGGGTGGTCATACGGTGGGTAAATGCCATGGTAACGGCGATCAAAAATTATTAGGTGCTGAGCCTGAGGGCGCTGATTTGGAGGATCAAGGTTTGGGATGGATGAACAAAACTCAGCGGGGCATTGGTCGTGATACTGTCACCAGTGGCATTGAGGGGGCTTGGACGACTTACCCCACCCAATGGGATAACGGTTATTTTCATTTACTTCTCAATTATGATTGGGAACTGAAGAAAAGCCCTGCGGGGGCGTGGCAGTGGGAACCAGTCAACCCGAAGGAGGAAGATAAACCCGTGGATGTGGAAGATCCTTCCATTCGCCGTAATTTGGTGATGACGGATGCGGATATGGCCATGAAGATGGATCCTGAATATCGCAAAATTTCAGAAAAGTTTTACCAAAATCCTGAATATTTCGCCGATGTGTTTGCCCGTGCTTGGTTTAAACTCACCCACCGAGATATGGGCCCTAAGGCTCGTTACATTGGCCCTGATGTACCCCAAGAGGACCTTATTTGGCAAGATCCTATCCCTGCTGGAAATAGCGATTATGATGTGGCATTGGTGAAAAATAAAATCGCTGACAGTGGTTTAAGTATCAGTGAGATGGTATGCACGGCTTGGGATAGTGCGAGGACTTTTCGGGCTTCGGATAAGCGTGGTGGTGCTAATGGGGCGCGTATTCGTCTATCTCCCCAAAAGGATTGGCTGGGTAATGAGCCTGAACGGTTGGAGAAGGTATTACCTATCCTGGAGGCGATCGCCTCTGATACTGGTGCTAGTGTGGCGGATGTGATTGTTTTAGCTGGTAATGTGGGCGTTGAAAAGGCTATTAAGGGGGCAGGGTTTGATATTCCTGTTCCCTTTTCCCCTGGCCGTGGGGATGCCACTGAGGAAATGACTGATGGAGAATCCTTTGAACCCCTCGAGCCTGTCCATGATGGTTATCGTAATTGGCTCAAGAAAGATTATGCGGTTAGTGCGGAAGAATTGATGCTCGATCGCACCCAATTGATGGGATTAACCGCCCCTGAAATGACCGTATTAGTGGGTGGTATGCGTGTGTTGGGTACTAACTATGGTGGTACTAAGCACGGGGTATTTACTGACCGTGAGGGGGTATTGACTAATGATTTCTTTGTTAATCTCACGGATATGAGGTATCTTTGGAAACCTGCTGGTAATAATCTATATGAACTGTGCGATCGCACCACTAAGGAGGTTAAGTGGACGGCCACCCGAGTGGATGTGGTTTTTGGTTCTAATTCTATTCTCCGTGCCTATGCTGAATTTTAT
- the map gene encoding type I methionyl aminopeptidase, protein MKILKNLLFAKPKTKGLPPMEKTGKGIQIKSEAEIAIMRQSAKIVATVLKEIQEITQAGMTTADLDKYAEKRIREMGATPSFKGYHGFPASICACLNEEVVHGIPSPKKVIRMGDILKIDTGAFYNGFHGDSCITFPVGKVKRSTRKLLKVAETAMYKGIEQVKAGNYLMDIAGAVQDYVESHGYTVVENFVGHGVGRKLHEEPSVFNVRTRDLPNVQLQAGMTLAIEPIINVGSKHTRLMGDRWTVVTRDNQLSAQFEHTVLVTETGYEILTDRTLVGVV, encoded by the coding sequence ATGAAAATATTAAAGAATTTACTTTTTGCCAAGCCTAAAACCAAAGGATTACCGCCCATGGAAAAAACGGGTAAGGGTATTCAAATCAAAAGTGAAGCGGAAATTGCCATTATGCGACAATCTGCGAAAATTGTGGCCACGGTGTTAAAGGAAATTCAGGAAATCACTCAGGCTGGAATGACGACGGCGGATTTAGATAAATATGCGGAAAAAAGAATTAGGGAAATGGGGGCGACTCCTAGTTTTAAGGGTTATCATGGTTTTCCTGCTTCCATTTGTGCTTGTCTTAATGAAGAAGTTGTCCATGGTATCCCTAGCCCGAAAAAGGTGATTAGGATGGGGGATATTCTCAAGATTGATACGGGGGCTTTTTATAACGGCTTTCATGGGGATTCCTGTATCACTTTTCCTGTGGGTAAGGTAAAACGTAGTACCCGTAAACTGTTGAAGGTGGCAGAAACGGCTATGTATAAGGGTATTGAGCAGGTGAAGGCGGGAAATTATTTAATGGACATTGCAGGGGCAGTGCAGGATTATGTAGAAAGTCATGGTTATACGGTGGTGGAAAATTTTGTAGGCCATGGGGTAGGGAGAAAACTTCATGAAGAGCCTTCGGTTTTTAATGTGCGCACCCGTGATTTACCCAATGTACAGTTACAGGCTGGGATGACTTTGGCCATTGAACCTATTATTAATGTTGGTTCTAAGCATACCAGATTAATGGGTGATCGATGGACGGTGGTAACGAGGGATAATCAGTTATCTGCCCAGTTTGAACATACTGTTTTGGTTACGGAAACAGGTTATGAAATTTTAACCGATCGCACTTTAGTTGGTGTTGTATAA
- a CDS encoding cysteine desulfurase family protein — translation MNMRPIYLDCHATTPMDKRVLEAMMPFFTDYFGNASSVAHVYGWEAEAGIKKAREIIAGAINAGENEIIFTSGATEADNLAIKGVAEAYFDRGKHIITVATEHKAVIEPCEYLMDLGFEVSFLPVNESGLLDLNLLQETIREDTILVSVMAANNEIGVLQPLGDIGQICHDRGVIFHTDAAQAVGKIPLDVQSMNIDLMSLTAHKIYGPKGVGALYIRRRHPRVKIASQIQGGGQEQKIRSGTLCTPNIVGFGKAVELAIALRETENETQKQLRDYLWQEISQLEGITLNGDLEKRLPGNLNISVENVDGAALLLALQRTVAVSSGSACTSESTKPSHVLMALGRSKSLAQASLRFGIGRFNTETEIKQVAQATIDAIGALRKSGIRTKT, via the coding sequence ATGAATATGCGTCCGATATATTTAGATTGTCATGCCACAACTCCCATGGATAAGAGAGTTTTGGAGGCGATGATGCCTTTTTTTACGGACTATTTTGGTAATGCTTCTAGTGTTGCCCATGTTTATGGTTGGGAAGCAGAAGCGGGAATTAAGAAGGCGAGGGAAATTATTGCAGGGGCGATTAATGCTGGGGAAAATGAGATTATTTTTACTAGCGGGGCAACGGAGGCGGATAATTTAGCCATCAAAGGGGTTGCAGAAGCCTATTTTGATCGGGGAAAACATATTATTACGGTGGCAACGGAACATAAAGCGGTAATTGAGCCTTGCGAATATTTGATGGATTTGGGTTTTGAGGTGAGTTTTTTACCTGTTAATGAAAGTGGTTTATTGGATTTAAATTTATTACAAGAAACTATCCGAGAAGATACTATTTTGGTGTCGGTGATGGCGGCGAATAATGAAATAGGGGTATTACAACCTTTAGGGGATATTGGGCAAATATGCCATGATAGGGGGGTTATTTTCCACACTGATGCGGCTCAGGCGGTGGGTAAAATTCCCCTTGATGTGCAGTCGATGAATATTGATTTAATGTCTTTGACGGCTCATAAAATTTATGGGCCAAAGGGCGTTGGGGCTTTATATATTCGTCGTCGTCATCCTCGGGTGAAAATAGCTTCCCAGATTCAGGGGGGAGGGCAGGAGCAAAAAATTCGCTCTGGTACTTTGTGTACTCCTAATATTGTCGGTTTTGGTAAGGCGGTGGAACTGGCGATCGCCCTTAGGGAAACGGAAAACGAAACACAAAAACAACTTAGGGATTATTTATGGCAAGAAATTAGTCAATTAGAGGGAATTACCCTTAACGGTGACTTAGAAAAAAGACTCCCAGGCAACCTCAATATTAGTGTCGAAAATGTAGATGGTGCGGCCCTCTTACTTGCCTTACAGCGCACCGTTGCCGTTTCTTCTGGCTCGGCTTGTACCTCTGAATCGACTAAACCTTCCCATGTTTTAATGGCCCTGGGGCGCTCGAAATCCCTTGCCCAAGCCTCCCTAAGATTTGGGATTGGTCGATTTAACACCGAAACAGAAATTAAACAAGTAGCCCAAGCCACCATAGATGCCATTGGGGCTTTACGTAAATCGGGCATCAGAACTAAAACCTGA